GTGGGGTGCCAACGCCGACTCTCACCTTTTCCCGTAATCTGTAGCTCTGCCCACGGATGTTGACAATATGGCTGTGGTGAAGGAGTCGGTCTAGTAGTGCCGAAGCCAACACGGTATCTCCAAAAAGCTCACCCCACTCTGCAAAGCTCTTGTTGCTGGTGAGGATGATGCTACCGTGCTCGTAGCGAGTGCTGACGAGTTGGAAGAACAGATTCGCTTCTTCCCGTCCAAACGGACAGTATCCGACCTCATCGATGACAAGCAGCTTTGGCCGCAGATACTTTCGCATCCGGATGTCCAGCTTGTTTTCTGCATTCGCTCTACGTAGATCCGCAACCAGATCCGTCACGCTCACGAAGTAGGCGGAGTAGCCGGAACTGAGCGCTTTTAGGGCCAGTGCCACGGCAAGGTGGCTCTTGCCGACACCGGGCGGACCAAGGAAGACAATGTTGAACGCCTCCTGGATAAAGCCAAGTGTTGCGAACTCCTCAATCGCCCTCCTGTCAACGCTGGGTTGGAACGCGAAGTCGAACTCGTCCAGCGTCTTTTGGTATGGCAGGTGCGCACGCTGGACCTGTGTCTGCACGTAGCGATGCCGCCTCTGGGAAAGCTCTTCCTCCAGCAGCTCAGCCAGGAATGACACGTAGGTTGCCTCTTTCTGCGCCGCCGTCTGCAGGCGGGATTCAAGCAGCTCTGCGGCGGTGTTCAGCTTCAATTCTGTCAACTGCGACCGCACCCTCTCCAGCTCTAGCACGCTCCCACCCCCAGGGCGAACTGTTCGTAAACTTCAAGTGGCCGTTGCTCCACATTGGTTTGCGCAACCCGAACCGCAATCGCCTTGGGAGCAATCCGCCCCTCTGCAGCGTCGAGCCCCTCGTACTGGTTGGGGAGGCGAATGAGGCCGCTCCACCTGTCCGAACGCTCATGCGTTGCAATGCACTCGCCCTCAGCCCAAATCTCAATCTTCGTCCCAACCTGACGAACCAGGACTGTACGACCATTGTAGCGCCATGGCACCCCATACCGAACACCATCCCAACTGACAAAGCCATCCATGCTCACCTTGCGTTCTTCCCGCAGGAACTTCTGCAAGCGGTCGGGGGAGGGTAGCGGATTGAGCTGCTCATCTTGCATGAGGCCACAAGGGCGTTCGCCCGTCGTGCCGTGAATACGCCGGTCCTGTTCCTGACACCATGTTAGTGCCTGACGGTTGAGATCAGCCATTCCAGTAAAGCGGCGTCCGGGCCAGAAGTTGTCTTTGACAAACCCTACATCGATGTGTTCGACCGACAAATTGTCGGGTACCACATTGGACTGCGGTGTGAAGCCAAGGACGTCGTCATGACGCTACAAAGCGCGTTGTGGAAACGAAAGTTATTCACGGGTGAACAAGCCATGCCCGTGGTTCGTTCAGACAATGGACCACAGTTTGTCAGCCATGTGTTTGAGAAAGCGTGCGAGGACCTCAAAATCGAGCATGAACGGATTCCGCCAAAAAGGCCGAACATGAATGCACACATCGAGTCATTTCATCGAGTGCTGGAGGATGACAGACTATCCACATGTGAGTTTGCGACATACGCAGAGGCGTACGAGACTGTGGACACGTACATGAAGTGGTATAACAGCGCTCGAATTCATTCAAGCATTCATTACTTGTCACCGATTGAGTTTCACCAACGGCATCTGACGAGCGGACTGATGCCAGTAAAACCAGTTCGCGTCTAATGCGCAAACGAGAAATCCTGGATGCGGATAAATGGGTGTCGGAATATTAAATCATTCTACAAAAAAGAGCGATTGTCCAATAAGAAGGGGTTGACCCGCTTGGACTTTTCAGCCGACCAGTCCAACCCCTTCATCGCGAAATTAGGATAATATGTATTAAATAATTGCCATACTTTATGGAAAACCTGTTGCTTTTCGGAAGTCGTTGGGGTTCCGATGGGCGAGAGCGAATTTAGATTTACAGACGAGCTTATATCTGACTGCGAATGACTACTAACCACTCCATTACTCTGATTGTGAGATCTGTACAGAACAGAACTAATTATTCCGGCTATTGCGACCGTTACTATTGAACCTCCTATGATCCATCTTTTCACGAAAGAGACCTCCTAGCTTATACGATTTCATATTAAATATGTCAGCAAATGAGTAGCATATTATATTATCAGTTTGCCCAATTATACCATCGCACTGTCTTCATTGAGTGCCTCCAAACCATGTGTGACTATTAGGTACGCGCAAACCAGTTGAGTCCGTATAATTGGTGTAAATTCAGTGGACGCGCTAGGTGACAACGTGAAAGTGCCACCTCGTCCCTCTTTGGTAGAATGAGTTTGCTGAGAACTAATCTACTAGGAGGATACGATAGTGGCACAGTACAACATTACCGTGGACGATGAAATTTTGAAAGGCTTGTTTTCTGGGGATAAGGGGATGTCCCAACTGCTGGAGCAGGTCTTGAACCAGATTCTTAAGGCACAGTCGTCCGAACAGCTTCAGGCGGAGCCATATGAGCGTTCTGAGGAGCGCCAGGGTTATCGGAATGGAACCGGCCCGCATCCGCTGACAACGCGCGTGGGCACGATTACGCTACGTGTTCCCCGTCTGCGTAACGGAAACTTTTCCACAGAGCTGTTTGCCCGTTACCAACGTAATGAATAAGCTCTGTTGCTTGCGCTGGTGGAGATGGTCGTCAACGGCGTGTCCACGAGAAAGATTACCGCGATTACGGAGGAACTTTGTGGCACGGAGTTCTCGACATCCACCGTATCCGATTTTTGTAAACGTCTTGACCCCATCGTCCATGCATGGAATGGTCGAAATCTGAAGGATCGAAGATATCCGTTTGTCTTGGTGGATGTCATGGTTCTGAAGATTCGGGAGGATGGGAGAGTTCGTTCGAGAGCGGCGATGATAGCGACCGGCGTCAACGATGAAGGATATCGTGAGATGCTTGACATCATGCTTGGCGACAGCGAATCTGAGTCAAGCTGGTCTGAGTTCTTCTCTTGGCTGAAGAGTCGCGATTTGCGAGGTGTCGATATTGTGGTCTCCGACAGTCACAGTGGGCTTGTGAAGGCATTGCAAGCGCAGTTCCAAGGCGCAACGTGGCAGCTGGACGCGCCTGATGTGGAGACAGCAAGGTTGCTGCTGAATCAAGTCGTCGCGGATTACGGCGAGAAAGCAGCGAAGGCCATCCAGGTCCTCGAGAATGGATTTGACAACATCACGGCGGTCTTGTCGTTACCAGAGCGATACCGAAAGCGACTGCGGACAACCAATGGAATGGAGCGACTGAACGAAGAAATACGCAGGCGAGATCGAGTGATTCGCATCTATCCGAATCGTGATTCGGTCCTGCTCCTGATTGGTGCGCTACTCGTTAGAGTCTTAGGTAGTGGTGTAAATTCCACGGCTAGATCTTGACGAAAAAGCCATCGAGTGCAATCTACTAAAAGTGTCGAGCAATTAGTAGGGAGGCACATCGATGGCTTCTACAGACAAGATCGCACTTTTGGAGTTAATTCGCAAGATCGGATTAGAAGATGGTGATGTCGATTTTTTGAAGGAAGGGCTGAGAGTCCTAACCCAGGCAGTGATGGAGGCTGAAGTGAGCTCCTTGATTGGCGCTGAACGGTATGAGCGCAGTGAGAAACGCAGCAATAGCCGTAATGGTTACAGAGAACGGGAATGGGACACCCGTGTCGGAACGATTGATTTGCAGATTCCGAAGCTTCGGAAAGGAAGCTACTTCCCCAGCATGCTAGAGCCTCGGCGGAAAGCTGAGAAGGCGTTGCTGTCCGTTGTTCAAGAGGCGTATGTGCATGGTGTGAGCACCCGCAAGGTGGACGAGTTGGTTGAGTCTATGGGCATTCAAGGAATTAGCAAGAGTGAAGTATCTCGTATCTGCAAAGAGTTAGACGAAGTAGTGCAGGAATTTAAAAACCGCCCACTTGAGGGGACATACCCATATCTATGGTTGGATGCGACATTCCCGAGAGTCCGTGAAGGCGGACGAGTTCAGAGTATGGCATTTGTAATTGCAATTGGCGTGCGAGACACCGGTGAGCGTGAGGTGTTGGGGTTTGACATTGGGACTAGTGAGGATGGCTCGTTTTGGCTGACATTCATCCGAAGTCTGGTTGCGCGTGGGTTGCGTGGTGTACAGCTGGTAATTAGTGATGCTCACGAAGGACTGCGCAGTGCGATTGGCTCTGCGTTGACCGGAGCGACCTGGCAGCGCTGTCGAGTTCATACAATGCGCAACATCCTCAGCCAGGTGCCTAGAGCGTCGCAACCGATGGTCTCGTCTATTGTCCGGACCATATTCGCTCAGCCAACACAGGAAACAGCCAAACAGCAACTGGATGTGGTCGTAGAGCAACTTCGTGGAAAGTTTCCAAAGGCGATGGATGTCTTGGAACGTGCAGAGGAAGACGTGCTAGCGTACATGGCATTCCCGAAGGAACACTGGAAACAGATATGCTCGACAAACCCACTTGAGCGCTTAAATCGTGAACTCAGGCGACGCTTCGATGTCGTTGGTATCTTCCCGAACCGAGAGTCTGTCATTCGTCTAGGCGGAGCAATCCTCCAGGAACAGAACGATGAATGGATTGTAGCAAGGCGCTACTTTAGCCGAGAGTCAATGGCAAAACTCATGAGCACTCAAGAACCGCAATTACTGGCGCCAACGTCAGTTTTGCATAAATAGCCGACACGAAGTGGTTGCACTCAATTTACACCACTTGACGGGACACCACCCGCTACTCATGGAAATCGACGAGAAATGGCAGTCGGGACACAAGTATCTCGACATGATGTAGTATTTCGCGTAGCGTGAGGAGCAACTGAAGAAAAACAAAGAGGCATCGAAGATTAGTCAAATAGGTTGACATAATTCAAATCTGCCGGAGGGCGAATTTACACCACATTTAGGACTTGTTCGGTAAGGTCACCGTAAAATTGCTACTCGAATCAATGTTTACAGTTTGTCCACCAATGGTAACTTGCGCATTACTTGCCGTCCAGTAAAAGTGCTCAACTCCATCGGACGTCTTTTTGTTGCACCGACTCCCTCATCTCAGTTTGTATAGACTCCAACACCCCATAAAGTTTGGTTCCTCTCTGACAAAAAGCGCTCCATTACATGCGCCAATGAACCCAAATCTACAGTACAATCAACCTTTACAACATCCTGCATTTCAGTTGCAGTTTTTATTTGATACGAGGGAATATTATCGCTGAATGTAGGGACTATCACGTAATTCAGCTTCTAATTTATCGTCTCTAATCCATCGAAGCATCAGACACTCAACACACCCCTAAGGGTCGAATGGGCAATAGCCTCATTCACAGTAAATATTGTTTTTTTGAATATTATGTGGATTATTTGACTTTCTTAAAGATCTCTTTTACCAAATTAATCCAAAATAAACCACGAATAAATCCCGCCCGACAAGGGCAAAAAAATAGGAATCCGCTTTCACGGACTCCCAAAAGGAGATTCTGCTAGGAGTGGAGAGAAATCAGAACAAAACACCCTTCGACAACTACTTTATACGATGATGGAAGCGCTGTCAACACTATTTGTTTGTGTTTTCACATTCTTTTTGCGGAATCCCCACCCTCGAGACAAGGGTGGGAAATCAAGCTTAGGAATGGGGATTGTCCGACCACTCATTTCGTGCCAAACGCGCTGTTTCGAGTAGTGTCACGATGTTTTCTTTATCCCGCAAAGACAACGCTTGCTCAAAGCGACTCAGATACATTTGCAGCGTCTGCAGATACTGTACGACGTTGTCCGCATTCGCTATCAGCGTATCGGCCCAAAACGCAGCAGGTGACGAAGCCAGTCGCGTAATATCCCAAAACGCGGGGCCGCTCACATCGGGGAGTCCGGGATACTTCGCGCGTCGCCAATCGTCATTCGCGAGCATCGCAGAAAGTGACGTGATATGAATTCCGTGGCTCACGCACGCAACCATTGCATCGTGCGCTGCCGCATCCGCGACGTAGAACGGTTTCGCCCCAACCGCTTCGACAAGGCGAACGATAACAGCCGGTGGTGTCCAATCCTCAAGAAACAGCCAGGTCTTGTCCACAAACAAACTTGCGTCCGCTCCGACTGGACCTTCAATCGCCTTGCCCGCCATCGGGTGGGATGGCACAAACTGCTTATGTAAATGCAAGCTTTCTGCCGCGTCACAAAGGGGCTGTTTGATACTACACACATCCATGACAAATGTCGCGTGACGCGCGGCAAAATCCAGATGAGCCACACAGACAGAACTTGGTGCAGCGAGCACAGCGAGATCGTAAGTCGCCGTCACCTCTGCAGGGCGCGAATAAATGTGCTTGCTGACCCCGAGTTGCGCCAATCGCGCGGCGTGTTCGGAATTCGGTTCAATGCACTCCAAGACGGCGTCGGGGCACGCCCGATGCACCGCGAGTGCAAAAGACGTACCCAATAAGCCGCCACCAAGAATCAAAACCCGACGAAGTTCTTCATTCATCACACATTCACGGTCGTCTTTTGAAAGGATTGCGTCAACGCGTGGAGTTGGCGAAGTTGCCCTGCCATTTCGTCAAACGCCTGAAGGGTCAGGGTTTGGCTGCCATCTGACCACGCGGCCTCTGGCTTCGGATGTACTTCGACAATGACGCCCGCCGCCCCTGCTGCAATACTTGCCCGGGCCATCGTCGCGACATAGCGTGCGTGGCCGACACCGTGACTCGGATCAACCATCACAGGTAGATGAGACAAGTGCTGCACGACAGGGACTGCGTTTAAATCGAGCGTATTGCGCGTATACGTTTCAAACGTGCGGATACCGCGCTCACACAGAATCACGTTCGGATTGCCCTCCGCCAAGATGTATTCGGCGGACATCAACCATTCTTCAATCGTATTGGAGAACCCGCGCTTCAAGAGCACCGGTTTATCAGTTTTTCCGACTGCCTTGAGCAAGGCGAAATTTTGCATATTGCGTGCGCCAATCTGAAGGACGTCGACGTAGCTCGCGACGAGCTCAACCAAGCCTGGTTCCATAATTTCCGAGACGATTCCCAGTCCGGTCGCCTCTCGAGCGTCGGCCAGATATTTGAGTCCTTCTTCACCCAACCCTTGGAACGAGTACGGGGACGAACGCGGCTTGTATGCCCCGCCGCGCAACCACTGTGCACCGCTCGCTTTCACAGCTTTTGCAATCTCGATGAGTCCTTCCCGTGACTCGACAGAACAGGGACCAGCGATAATCGTTGGCTCGTCACCGCCAATGACGTGATGGAGCACCTTGATTTTCGTGTCATCCGGGTGGAAGGCCCTGCTCGCCAGCTTAAACGGGTTGCTCACAGGTACGAGTTTCTCGACGCCACTCATGTTCTCAATGCCGAGTTCGCGCACGCGGTCTTTTGGACCAATCACCCCGACGATAGTCTGCTCTTCGCCCTCCGACAAGTGCGCGCCAAATCCTTTTTGCCGCAAGACTTGCATCACGTTTTCAATTTCTGCTTTGGTGCACCCTTCCTTCATGACCACAATCATCTGAAATCTCCCTCTCCTATGTGCTTACGTAAAATTAATTGAACATTCTATCACAACTGTGTGCGGACGGCTATATGAACGATTTGCAAGCAGCTTTCAATTCCTTTGTAAAATTGCACACTTGGTCGATGACTGAGTCCACGTTTTGTTCGGCCACCTTGGCGATCCGCCGGACATAGGCGCTGCCGACAATCACACCGTCAGCGTAGTCGGAAATCTCCTTGGCGTGCGCAGGCTGACTGACGCCGAAGCCGACGCAGGCTGGCAAGTCGGTGTATTGCTTGACCGTCTCCACGAGATGTTGCACGTTCGCGGCAACCGCACTGCGCTCGCCAGTGACGCCAAGTGACGATACACAGTAGACAAACCCGCTCGCCGCCTCGCAAATCGCTTGTATCCGCGCCGCGCCGGACGTCGGTGCCACCAGCGGAATAAACGAGATATCACAGTGACGGGCAACCTGAGCGATATCTGGCGCCTCCTCTAATGGGACGTCAGGAATAATGACACCGTCGCCACCTGCACGGGCGAGTTGATCGAAAAACGCTTCGATGCCAAATTGCAGGATCGGATTGACATACGTAAATGCGATGATGGGTTTCTGAGTCCGCGAACGAAGCTGTTCAATCATTCGAAAACTGTGTGGCAATTGGAATCCTGATTGTAAACTACGTAAGGCAGCAGCTTGGATGACTGGGCCATCGGCTAGCGGATCGGAATATGGAAAGCCCAATTCAATCATATCCGCACCTGCGTCGAGAATGGCATCGACGAGTTTCAATGATTCATCGTAGGTCGGATCCCCAGCGACGACGAATGGAATGAGGGCCGTCTTTCCGGACAGCGCTGCAAACGCCTGTTCAATTCTCCCCATGTGCGCGCCCCCTTTCCAGATTCGCCACCTGTTCAACGTCCTTGTCGCCGCGTCCGGACAGGCAGACAACGACGTGTTCATCAGCGGACATGTGTTTTGCTTCCCGCATCACATAAGCGATGGCATGTGCGCTCTCCAGCGCCGGAATGATACCTTCTGTCTTCGATAAGAAGTAAAAAGCCTCGAGTGCCTCCGCGTCGGTAACAGGCACGTATCGCGCACGTCCCGATTCACTGAAATGCGCGTGCTCTGGTCCGATTCCCGGATAATCAAGCCCTGCTGAAATCGAATGCGCAGGTGTCACCTGGCCGAATTCATCCTGCAAAAGCATGGTCTTCGCACCATGGATGACACCGGGGCGTCCCCGATTGATGCTCGCCGCGTGGGCTTCGGTGTCCACGCCGTGTCCCGCCGCCTCGACGCCAATGAGTTCAACCGATTCGTCTTCGACAAACGGGAAAAAGATGCCCATGGCGTTGCTGCCGCCACCGACGCAAGCCACGATTTTGTCTGGCAAGTGGCCGTTCTGCTCCAACATCTGCGCTTTCGTCTCATCGCCGATCACCCGCTGGAAATCCCGCACCATCTGCGGATACGGATGGGGGCCAACCACTGAACCGATGATGTAATATGTGTCATCGACGTGGGATACCCAATAGCGAATCGCCTCATTTGTCGCGTCCTTTAACGTTTTCGTGCCAGAGACGGCTGGTACCACTTCTGCGCCGAGCATGCGCATCCGAAAGACGTTTAGGGCCTGCCTGCGCATGTCTTCCTCGCCCATGAACACCGTACATTCCAAGCCAAAGCGCGCCGCCACCGTCGCCGATGCGACACCGTGCTGCCCGGCGCCGGTCTCCGCGATAATGCGTTTTTTCCCAGTGTGCACGGCAATGAGTGCCTGACCGATGGTATTATTGATCTTGTGCGCACCCGTATGGTTTAGATCTTCGCGCTTCAGGTAAATTTTTGGCCCACCGAGTGCTTGGGTCAGTCGCTCAGCGTAGTACAAAGGCGTCGGACGACCCGAATACTGCTGCAAAAAATATTGTAACTCCCGCTGAAACGACGCATCTGCGCGCAAGCGCAAGTAGTCCTTTTCCAATTGAATCAACGCGGACATCAACGTTTCTGGTACGTAACGTCCTCCAAAACCGCCGAAACGGCCAGTTTGGTCGGGGTAGACATACGCTTTTGCCACTTGGGTTCACCGCCTCTATTTCAGCAATTCATTCTCATGATTGTGCTACAACGACTATCACTTAATTATCTCAATACAACTGTACCGTTTGCTGGACACAATGGAGAAACGCGTTAATCAACCTCACATCTTTTCTCCCATTGCGCTCGACACCCGACGATACGTCAATACCTGTCGGTCGGCACAGTTTCAGCAGGAATGCTACATTATCTGGGCGTAGACCGCCGGCAACCCACCAATCTCGTCCGTCTAAAGCGGCGGCCAAACGATGAAGAATCGTCCAGTCGAACGTTTGCCCGTGACCCCCCGTCACGTTCGCACCGACAGGCGGTTTTGCGTCGAGTAATACCGCATCTACGCAGTCTTTGTAGAGATCGATTTGGCTTAAGACGGTATCGAGACCGCCGTCAGAAAGCGGTACAGAGATGGCCTTCCAGACCGATACACCGCTGTTTTTCAACGTCTGGCAGACAGCAGGCGCCTCATTTCCGTGCAGTTGCGCGACCGAAATTCCCGAGGCATCGACCGCTCGCAAAATGTTCGCCACCGGTTCATCGGCAAAGACGCCAACCGCCTGTGTATCAGCAGGAAGTGCTCGAATGGCCCCTCGTACGGCCGTTGGTTCGACATACCGTTTGGACGCCTTGACAAAGACAAATCCGACATGGTGCACGAGTGGGTTCTCGGTAAATGACAGGTCGTCCTGCGGTTGTAATCCGCATATTTTGACTTGTACAAGTGGTGTGCGAGATAGATTCATCTGCGCCCAACCGGTGCCTTGGCCATCTGCAACGCCGTCAAGCATGTCGCCACGTCCCCTAAGTCCTCGTGCCGCATCAACAATTCGCCAACGAGGACGCCCCGAGCGCCGGCGGCGGCCATGCGCTGTGCATCGACCATGCCCAACACGCCGCTTTCCGAAATCACCACCACATCGTCTGGCAACGCGTCAATCACCTGTTCGGTGACGCCCAAGTCGACCTCGAAGGTGTGCAGATTGCGGTTATTGATGCCGAGAATACTCGGCTTGGCCGCAAGCGCGGCGTCCAGTTCGTGTGTGCCGTGGACTTCAAGCAATACGTCCAGGCCCAAATCTTGCGCATAAAAGGACAGCGTCTGTAAGCGTTCGTTGGGCAACGCTGCGGCGATAAGTAAGATGACATCAGCACCAGCAGCGTACGCTTCGTCGATTTGCAGTTCGTCAATCACAAAGTCTTTGCGCAAAATCGGAAGGGAGACAGCCTCCCGGACAGCTCGCAAATCGTCTATCGATCCGCCGAAATACGTGCGGTCGGTGAGCACGGAAATCGCCGTGGCGCCCGCTTCTTCGTAGACGCGCGCGCGCGTCGCAGGATTGATTTCCGCCTGAATGACTCCCTTCGACGGGCTGCGGCGCTTGATCTCGGCAATGACGCCGAGTTTTGTGCCTTCGAGAAGCTTTTGTCGCAAAGAGTGGATTTCTCGAGGGGCGCCCCGGTCAAAGGAAATGCCCTGCGCCCGCAGATGAGCGACTTCTTCGCGTTTGGTTTCGAGAATTTTATCGAGAATACTCATCAGCCGATAACCTCTCTTGTGTCCGGAGCCATCGCGTGACTTTCGCGAATGAACTCTTCCAGTTTTTCGTATGCCGCGTGGGAGTCAATCAGTTCTCTGGCGAGGTCTGCAGCGGTGCGCAAGTCACGTGCTTTACCACCAACGTACAATGCAGCTGCGGCGTTGAGTACGACGATGTCGCGATGTGGGCCATGTTTGCCGTGCAAAACCGCCTCCATGATGGCTGCATTGACACTTGGATCACCGCCTCGAATGGCGCTCACGTCCGCGCGCGCCACACCGACCTCTTCTGGGACGATGCGCTTCATTTCAATATCCATGCCGCGCACCTCGGCCACCGTGGTCGGTCCTGAAATCGAGAGCTCATCCAAGCCGCCGGCTCCGTGGACGACGAGGGCGTGATCAACCCCCAACTGAGCCAACGCATGCGCCACCGGTTCGACCAGGGACTCGCGGAACACGCCGAGCACTTGCCGTCTCGTGCACGCCGGATTGGTCAGTGGGCCGAGAATATTAAAAATGGTTCGAAAGCCCAATTCTTTGCGGGCGATGGCAGCGTGTTTCATGGCGGGGTGGAAGACTGGGGCAAATAAGAAACAAAGGTTCGTCCGCGCAAGAAGCGCTTCGCAGGCGCCCGCGTCGAGATCTATCCGAACTCCGAGCTTTTGCAGCACATCCGCACTTCCGCTCTTGCTAGACGCGGCCCGATTACCGTGCTTTGCGACGGGAATGCCCGCCGCCGCGGCAATAATGGCTACAGTCGTGGAAATATTAAACGTGTCTGCTCCGTCCCCGCCCGTGCCACAGGTATCCAGTGCACCTGCAGGTGCCTCCATCGGCGTTGCATTTCGGCGCATTGCGCGTGCAAACCCGACGATTTCTGAGGGGCTTTCACCGCGAACGGCCATGGCGCTGATGAGGCCAGCGATTTGAACGGAAGAGACACGTCCATGCATTAATTCATTCATCAATTCGTCCGCCAAGTCGGCCTCAAGACATTGTCCGATGGCGACCGAACGCAGAGCAAGATCTACGATACGGCTCATCCCGTACTCTCTCCTCTCAACTCAGAACTGCCTACGGCGGTCTTTGCCCTACGACATAGCGCAGGCGCGTCGAATCGCCCGCTGACAGCTCTCAACTCACTCAACTCTCTCAACTAAAAACACATGTGGCACTCGCCACATGTGTTCATGGTATATGGGATGATGCCGTCCGTCAACCGCCATTTGCCTCAGATGCCGTACAACGAACGGTACA
Above is a genomic segment from Alicyclobacillus acidoterrestris containing:
- the trpD gene encoding anthranilate phosphoribosyltransferase is translated as MSRIVDLALRSVAIGQCLEADLADELMNELMHGRVSSVQIAGLISAMAVRGESPSEIVGFARAMRRNATPMEAPAGALDTCGTGGDGADTFNISTTVAIIAAAAGIPVAKHGNRAASSKSGSADVLQKLGVRIDLDAGACEALLARTNLCFLFAPVFHPAMKHAAIARKELGFRTIFNILGPLTNPACTRRQVLGVFRESLVEPVAHALAQLGVDHALVVHGAGGLDELSISGPTTVAEVRGMDIEMKRIVPEEVGVARADVSAIRGGDPSVNAAIMEAVLHGKHGPHRDIVVLNAAAALYVGGKARDLRTAADLARELIDSHAAYEKLEEFIRESHAMAPDTREVIG